The following proteins are co-located in the Gordonia polyisoprenivorans genome:
- a CDS encoding ferredoxin reductase: protein MSIRLPEVFSSIIEATMSPHPVDRYLELVDPMLTWRDLRARVIRVERPTDRTVRLTLAPTRQWQGHEAGQFVQLSVVVEGVRQTRCFSPANAAAGPEGTVELTITAHDDGLVSRYLRKTAAVGDVYGLSQAAGDFVLPAEGVRAPVFISGGSGITPALSMLRTLVANGYDEPVTFVHYARTPSDLAYRAELTALAAVHPHLDLRLHYTRSSGEAGMDEGVIGHFTGEHLEGIADHDDADVFVCGPPTLMDAVFDHYETAHPHARVHSEAFTLAVPAAIDPNEPVHGELSFTASGTSATNDGRTILDQAESAGLSPESGCRMGICFSCTAIKKSGCTRNVLTGETDTESDTQIQLCINAPVGDVEIEV from the coding sequence ATGAGCATCCGCCTTCCCGAAGTGTTCTCCTCGATCATCGAGGCGACCATGTCCCCGCATCCGGTCGACCGCTATCTCGAACTGGTCGACCCGATGCTGACCTGGCGTGACCTACGCGCCCGAGTGATCCGCGTCGAGCGTCCGACCGACCGAACGGTCCGGCTCACCCTGGCCCCCACGCGCCAGTGGCAAGGACACGAGGCAGGTCAATTCGTCCAGCTCAGCGTGGTGGTCGAGGGCGTGCGCCAGACCCGTTGCTTCTCCCCCGCCAACGCTGCCGCGGGACCCGAGGGCACCGTCGAACTGACCATCACCGCACACGACGACGGACTGGTCTCGCGATACCTGCGCAAGACCGCCGCGGTCGGCGACGTCTACGGCCTCTCGCAGGCTGCAGGCGACTTCGTCCTGCCTGCCGAGGGGGTACGTGCGCCGGTGTTCATCAGCGGCGGTAGCGGCATTACACCTGCACTCTCAATGCTGCGTACGCTCGTTGCGAATGGCTATGACGAGCCGGTCACCTTTGTCCACTACGCCCGGACACCGTCGGACCTCGCCTACCGCGCCGAACTGACCGCATTGGCCGCGGTCCATCCTCACCTGGACCTGCGACTGCACTACACCCGCAGTAGCGGCGAAGCCGGGATGGACGAGGGCGTCATCGGACATTTCACCGGCGAGCACCTCGAGGGCATCGCCGACCACGACGATGCGGACGTCTTCGTCTGCGGGCCGCCCACCCTGATGGACGCGGTCTTCGACCACTACGAGACCGCCCATCCGCACGCCCGTGTGCACAGCGAGGCCTTCACCCTCGCCGTGCCGGCGGCCATCGATCCCAATGAGCCCGTCCACGGTGAACTGAGCTTCACCGCGTCGGGCACCTCGGCGACCAACGACGGTCGCACGATCCTCGACCAGGCCGAGTCGGCGGGGCTGAGCCCCGAATCCGGCTGCCGGATGGGGATCTGCTTTTCCTGCACCGCAATCAAGAAGTCGGGCTGCACCCGCAACGTGCTGACCGGCGAGACCGATACCGAATCCGACACCCAGATCCAGCTGTGCATCAACGCACCCGTCGGCGACGTCGAAATCGAGGTATGA
- a CDS encoding fatty acid desaturase family protein, protein MATNILPPETETPETETAAPLALRKVADPNTVRLSYAQVEQLGRELDEIKARVVADLGTKDREYLYSIIRTQRGLEFAGRALLFLGFFPPAWVAGVGALSVSKILDNMEIGHNVMHGQYDWMREDTYNSREFEWDNVCPADQWKHSHNYLHHTFTNILGEDRDIGYGILRMARDQKWNPYYLGNLGYATALMLLFEWGVMLHDLEAENIVAGKRKWSDIKGLVKGMWRKASRQVLKDYVVFPALSGPMFVPTLLGNATANLVRNVWAYSIIFCGHFPTGAQTFTAEECADETRGQWYLRQMLGSANITGSQLFHIMSGNLSHQIEHHLFPDIPASRYPAMSAEVREVCERYGLPYNTGSLSHQLGSTWKKIAKLSLPNFMTRDDDDLTVIIDRQKPAEVA, encoded by the coding sequence ATGGCAACCAACATCCTTCCCCCCGAAACCGAGACACCCGAGACCGAGACCGCCGCGCCGCTCGCGCTGCGCAAGGTTGCAGACCCCAACACCGTGCGGCTCTCCTACGCACAGGTCGAACAACTCGGCCGCGAGCTCGACGAGATCAAGGCCCGCGTGGTCGCCGATCTCGGTACCAAGGATCGCGAGTACCTGTACTCGATCATCCGTACGCAGCGTGGACTCGAATTCGCCGGGCGCGCACTGTTGTTCCTCGGGTTCTTCCCGCCCGCGTGGGTCGCCGGTGTCGGTGCCCTGTCGGTCTCGAAGATCCTCGACAACATGGAGATCGGCCACAACGTCATGCACGGCCAGTACGACTGGATGCGTGAGGACACCTACAACTCTCGCGAATTCGAGTGGGACAACGTGTGTCCGGCCGATCAGTGGAAGCACAGCCACAACTATCTGCACCACACCTTCACCAACATCCTCGGCGAGGATCGCGACATCGGTTACGGCATCCTGCGGATGGCACGTGATCAGAAGTGGAACCCCTACTATCTCGGCAACCTCGGCTACGCCACCGCGCTGATGCTGCTGTTCGAGTGGGGCGTGATGCTCCACGATCTCGAGGCGGAGAACATCGTCGCCGGCAAGCGCAAGTGGAGCGACATCAAAGGCCTCGTGAAGGGCATGTGGCGCAAGGCAAGTCGACAGGTCCTCAAGGACTACGTCGTCTTCCCCGCACTCAGCGGCCCGATGTTCGTGCCGACCCTGCTCGGCAACGCGACCGCCAACCTGGTGCGCAACGTGTGGGCGTACTCCATCATCTTCTGCGGCCACTTCCCCACCGGTGCACAGACTTTCACCGCCGAGGAATGCGCCGACGAGACACGCGGCCAGTGGTATCTGCGGCAGATGCTGGGCTCGGCCAACATCACCGGCAGCCAGCTGTTCCACATCATGAGTGGCAACCTGTCGCATCAGATCGAGCATCACCTCTTCCCCGACATCCCGGCCAGCCGGTATCCGGCGATGTCGGCCGAGGTACGCGAGGTGTGCGAGCGCTACGGTTTGCCGTACAACACCGGGTCGCTGAGCCATCAGCTCGGGTCGACGTGGAAGAAGATCGCCAAGCTGTCGCTGCCGAACTTCATGACCCGCGATGACGACGATCTGACGGTCATCATCGACCGACAGAAGCCGGCCGAGGTCGCCTGA
- a CDS encoding acetyl-CoA carboxylase family protein, which produces MSQAPTTLFVANRGEIALRILRTASELSVRTVAVYSVDDADAPHVRAATTAVALPGTGPAAYLDASALVSAAVSAGATMVHPGYGFLSEDADFADACRTAGLRFVGPDSRVLRTFGDKAAARDAAVSASIPVLDATTSGIDEQQAAQFLRVHPAGIMLKAVAGGGGRGMRPVTFPADLPAAFRACTAEARMGFGNAALFAEELLTGARHIEVQVVAAPAADGTVRALALGDRDCSVQRRRQKLVEIAPAPDLDDEIRHGIHRAAVVLCAAQDFRGLATVEFLLAAERFVFLEVNPRIQVEHTVTEEVTDVELVATALHIAAGATYEELDLPAGILATADGVSGTVAQARGVAVQARVNAERIGADGTTTPDSGVLKVFSAPTGPGIRVDTHGRPGLTLSPRFDSLLAKVIAHTRSDDVAVTARKLDTALRDFTIGGVETTIDLLRAVLAAKEFGTAALTTDFVEQSLAELSAAADRFAGERAKAAPAGDIPARTDISIGTDERVITAPMAGVVVSTPATDATVAGGEALVILEAMKMEHVVTDPRPVEVRRSLVDQGQSVSAGTPLLVVTDADHGDADVNATAADPDHIRPDLAEVIARHAVTLDEGRPDAVAKRHRRSRRTARENIADLIDPDSFTEYGALALAAQRTRRSEADLIANTPADGLVGGVATIGADRFGAAAAEAVVISYDYTVLAGTQGMRNHVKTDRLLEVARRKRIPLVLFAEGGGGRPGDTDALGAAGLELDTFRSMAGLRGAVPTVAIVSGRCFAGNAALAGACDVLIATPDANIGMGGPAMIEGGGLGVFAPEEIGPVDVQTRNGVIDVLARDEADAVATARNYLSYFQGDLDRWVAPDPRSARHVVPENRLRAYDIHSAIESIADVGSVLELRPVFGRGIVTALIRVEGVAYGLLANSSRHLGGAIDAEAADKAAEFLTLCQAHGLPLVTLCDTPGFMVGPESEEQATVRRFGNFFAAGARLTVPFGTVILRKGYGLGAMAMAGGSFHAPEFTIAWPTGEIGGMGLEGAVRLGFRKELDAVSDPAERESLFADLLAKAYEHGKALHSATTFELDDVIDPSTTRHWIRQLGRSR; this is translated from the coding sequence GTGAGCCAGGCGCCGACAACGCTGTTCGTGGCCAACCGAGGTGAGATCGCGCTGCGGATCCTCCGAACGGCGTCGGAGCTCAGCGTGCGCACCGTCGCTGTGTACTCCGTCGACGACGCGGACGCTCCGCATGTCAGAGCGGCCACCACGGCCGTCGCACTACCCGGTACCGGGCCCGCCGCCTACCTCGATGCTTCGGCACTGGTGTCGGCCGCCGTCTCCGCCGGTGCGACGATGGTTCATCCCGGGTACGGATTCCTCAGTGAAGATGCCGATTTCGCCGACGCGTGCCGTACCGCCGGGCTCCGATTCGTCGGCCCGGATTCGCGTGTCCTGCGCACGTTCGGCGACAAGGCCGCTGCCCGGGACGCGGCGGTATCGGCGTCGATTCCGGTGCTCGATGCGACCACCTCCGGCATCGACGAACAGCAGGCTGCACAGTTTCTGCGGGTACATCCCGCCGGGATCATGCTCAAAGCCGTCGCCGGTGGAGGGGGACGGGGCATGCGTCCGGTCACCTTCCCGGCCGATCTCCCCGCTGCGTTTCGCGCGTGCACCGCCGAAGCTCGGATGGGCTTCGGCAACGCCGCGTTGTTCGCCGAGGAACTGCTCACGGGTGCGCGCCACATCGAGGTCCAGGTCGTTGCCGCTCCCGCCGCGGACGGCACGGTGCGGGCACTCGCGCTCGGCGACCGGGACTGCAGCGTGCAGCGCAGACGGCAGAAACTGGTCGAGATCGCACCGGCACCGGACCTCGACGACGAGATCCGGCACGGCATCCACCGCGCCGCGGTCGTGCTGTGCGCCGCCCAGGACTTCCGTGGCCTGGCGACCGTCGAATTCCTGCTCGCCGCCGAGAGATTCGTCTTTCTCGAGGTCAATCCCCGCATCCAGGTCGAACACACGGTGACCGAAGAGGTGACCGACGTCGAGCTGGTGGCCACCGCGCTTCACATCGCCGCCGGCGCCACCTACGAGGAACTCGATCTGCCTGCCGGTATTCTCGCCACGGCCGACGGTGTGAGCGGCACTGTGGCACAGGCGCGCGGCGTGGCGGTCCAGGCGCGGGTCAACGCCGAGCGGATCGGCGCCGACGGAACCACGACCCCTGATTCCGGTGTGCTGAAGGTCTTTTCGGCGCCGACCGGCCCCGGAATCCGCGTCGACACGCACGGCCGGCCGGGTCTGACGCTGAGTCCGCGGTTCGATTCCTTGCTGGCCAAGGTGATCGCCCACACCCGCTCCGACGACGTCGCCGTCACCGCCCGCAAACTCGACACGGCACTACGCGACTTCACGATCGGCGGCGTCGAGACCACCATCGATCTGCTCCGGGCCGTACTGGCGGCCAAGGAATTCGGGACGGCCGCACTGACCACTGACTTCGTCGAGCAGAGTCTGGCCGAATTGAGCGCGGCCGCAGACCGGTTCGCCGGCGAGCGTGCGAAAGCGGCGCCCGCGGGCGACATCCCCGCCCGCACCGACATCAGCATCGGCACCGACGAGCGGGTGATCACCGCCCCGATGGCGGGCGTCGTCGTCTCCACTCCCGCCACCGATGCCACGGTGGCCGGCGGCGAGGCGCTGGTGATCCTCGAGGCGATGAAGATGGAGCACGTCGTCACCGACCCACGCCCTGTCGAGGTTCGACGCAGTCTCGTCGACCAGGGCCAATCCGTCAGCGCCGGAACGCCTTTGCTGGTGGTCACCGACGCCGACCACGGCGACGCCGACGTGAACGCGACGGCCGCGGACCCCGACCACATCCGTCCCGATCTGGCCGAGGTGATCGCTCGCCACGCCGTCACGCTCGACGAGGGGCGTCCCGATGCCGTTGCCAAGCGGCACCGGCGCTCGCGCCGCACCGCTCGGGAGAACATCGCCGACCTCATCGATCCCGACAGCTTTACCGAGTACGGTGCGCTGGCCCTCGCGGCCCAACGCACCCGCCGCAGTGAAGCGGATCTTATCGCCAACACCCCGGCCGACGGCCTGGTCGGCGGGGTCGCGACGATCGGCGCCGACCGCTTCGGCGCTGCCGCCGCGGAGGCCGTGGTGATCTCCTACGACTACACCGTCCTCGCGGGCACGCAGGGCATGCGTAACCATGTGAAGACCGACCGCCTGCTGGAGGTGGCCCGGCGCAAGCGGATTCCGCTCGTACTCTTCGCCGAGGGCGGTGGTGGGCGGCCCGGCGACACCGACGCCCTCGGCGCCGCTGGGCTCGAACTCGACACCTTCCGGTCGATGGCGGGCCTGCGCGGGGCGGTGCCGACGGTGGCCATCGTCTCCGGCCGCTGCTTCGCCGGCAACGCCGCACTCGCCGGCGCCTGCGACGTCCTCATCGCCACTCCCGACGCCAACATCGGAATGGGAGGACCGGCGATGATCGAAGGCGGTGGTCTCGGGGTATTCGCTCCCGAAGAGATCGGACCGGTCGACGTGCAGACCCGCAACGGCGTCATCGACGTGCTCGCGCGCGATGAAGCCGACGCCGTGGCCACCGCACGGAACTACCTGTCCTACTTCCAGGGTGACCTCGACCGATGGGTAGCACCCGATCCGCGATCGGCGCGACACGTCGTCCCGGAGAACCGCTTGCGCGCCTACGACATCCACTCCGCCATCGAATCGATCGCCGACGTCGGATCGGTGCTGGAGCTACGACCCGTCTTCGGCCGCGGCATCGTCACCGCGTTGATCCGGGTCGAGGGGGTGGCCTATGGGCTGCTGGCCAATTCCAGTCGACACCTCGGGGGAGCGATCGACGCCGAGGCCGCCGACAAGGCCGCCGAATTCCTGACGCTGTGCCAGGCACACGGACTGCCCCTCGTGACGCTTTGTGACACACCGGGTTTCATGGTCGGTCCGGAGTCCGAGGAGCAGGCGACGGTACGTCGATTCGGCAACTTTTTTGCCGCCGGTGCGCGATTGACCGTACCGTTCGGCACCGTGATCCTGCGCAAGGGTTACGGGCTCGGCGCGATGGCCATGGCCGGCGGGTCGTTCCACGCACCGGAATTCACCATCGCGTGGCCGACCGGGGAGATCGGCGGTATGGGCCTCGAAGGTGCGGTACGCCTGGGCTTTCGCAAAGAACTCGACGCCGTCTCCGACCCCGCCGAACGGGAGTCCCTGTTCGCTGATCTCCTCGCGAAGGCCTACGAGCACGGGAAGGCGTTGCACTCGGCCACCACGTTCGAACTCGACGACGTGATCGACCCGTCGACCACCCGGCACTGGATCCGTCAGCTCGGGCGATCACGTTGA